The following proteins come from a genomic window of Canis aureus isolate CA01 chromosome 3, VMU_Caureus_v.1.0, whole genome shotgun sequence:
- the POLR2A gene encoding DNA-directed RNA polymerase II subunit RPB1, with the protein MHGGGPPSGDSACPLRTIKRVQFGVLSPDELKRMSVTEGGIKYPETTEGGRPKLGGLMDPRQGVIERTGRCQTCAGNMTECPGHFGHIELAKPVFHVGFLVKTMKVLRCVCFFCSKLLVDSNNPKIKDILAKSKGQPKKRLTHVYDLCKGKNICEGGEEMDNKFGVEQPEGDEDLTKEKGHGGCGRYQPRIRRSGLELYAEWKHVNEDSQEKKILLSPERVHEIFKRISDEECFVLGMEPRYARPEWMIVTVLPVPPLSVRPAVVMQGSARNQDDLTHKLADIVKINNQLRRNEQNGAAAHVIAEDVKLLQFHVATMVDNELPGLPRAMQKSGRPLKSLKQRLKGKEGRVRGNLMGKRVDFSARTVITPDPNLSIDQVGVPRSIAANMTFAEIVTPFNIDRLQELVRRGNSQYPGAKYIIRDNGDRIDLRFHPKPSDLHLQTGYKVERHMCDGDIVIFNRQPTLHKMSMMGHRVRILPWSTFRLNLSVTTPYNADFDGDEMNLHLPQSLETRAEIQELAMVPRMIVTPQSNRPVMGIVQDTLTAVRKFTKRDVFLERGEVMNLLMFLSTWDGKVPQPAILKPRPLWTGKQIFSLIIPGHINCIRTHSTHPDDEDSGPYKHISPGDTKVVVENGELIMGILCKKSLGTSAGSLVHISYLEMGHDVTRLFYSNIQTVINNWLLIEGHTIGIGDSIADSKTYQDIQNTIKKAKQDVIEVIEKAHNNELEPTPGNTLRQTFENQVNRILNDARDKTGSSAQKSLSEYNNFKSMVVSGAKGSKINISQVIAVVGQQNVEGKRIPFGFKHRTLPHFIKDDYGPESRGFVENSYLAGLTPTEFFFHAMGGREGLIDTAVKTAETGYIQRRLIKSMESVMVKYDATVRNSINQVVQLRYGEDGLAGESVEFQNLATLKPSNKAFEKKFRFDYTNERALRRTLQEDLVKDVLSNAHIQNELEREFERMREDREVLRVIFPTGDSKVVLPCNLLRMIWNAQKIFHINPRLPSDLHPIKVVEGVKELSKKLVIVNGDDPLSRQAQENATLLFNIHLRSTLCSRRMAEEFRLSGEAFDWLLGEIESKFNQAIAHPGEMVGALAAQSLGEPATQMTLNTFHYAGVSAKNVTLGVPRLKELINISKKPKTPSLTVFLLGQSARDAERAKDILCRLEHTTLRKVTANTAIYYDPNPQSTVVAEDQEWVNVYYEMPDFDVARISPWLLRVELDRKHMTDRKLTMEQIAEKINAGFGDDLNCIFNDDNAEKLVLRIRIMNSDENKMQEEEEVVDKMDDDVFLRCIESNMLTDMTLQGIEQISKVYMHLPQTDNKKKIIITEDGEFKALQEWILETDGVSLMRVLSEKDVDPVRTTSNDIVEIFTVLGIEAVRKALERELYHVISFDGSYVNYRHLALLCDTMTCRGHLMAITRHGVNRQDTGPLMKCSFEETVDVLMEAAAHGESDPMKGVSENIMLGQLAPAGTGCFDLLLDAEKCKYGMEIPTNIPGLGAAGPTGMFFGSAPSPMGGISPAMTPWNQGATPAYGAWSPSVGSGMTPGAAGFSPSAASDASGFSPGYSPAWSPTPGSPGSPGPSSPYIPSPGGAMSPSYSPTSPAYEPRSPGGYTPQSPSYSPTSPSYSPTSPSYSPTSPNYSPTSPSYSPTSPSYSPTSPSYSPTSPSYSPTSPSYSPTSPSYSPTSPSYSPTSPSYSPTSPSYSPTSPSYSPTSPSYSPTSPSYSPTSPSYSPTSPSYSPTSPSYSPTSPNYSPTSPNYTPTSPSYSPTSPSYSPTSPNYTPTSPNYSPTSPSYSPTSPSYSPTSPSYSPSSPRYTPQSPTYTPSSPSYSPSSPSYSPTSPKYTPTSPSYSPSSPEYTPTSPKYSPTSPKYSPTSPKYSPTSPTYSPTTPKYSPTSPTYSPTSPVYTPTSPKYSPTSPTYSPTSPKYSPTSPTYSPTSPKGSTYSPTSPGYSPTSPTYSLTSPAISPDDSDEEN; encoded by the exons AAACGAATGTCTGTGACAGAGGGCGGTATCAAATACCCCGAGACGACGGAGGGAGGCCGCCCCAAGCTTGGGGGGCTGATGGACCCAAGGCAGGGGGTGATTGAGCGGACTGGCCGCTGCCAAACCTGTGCAG GAAACATGACAGAGTGTCCTGGCCACTTTGGCCACATCGAGCTGGCCAAGCCCGTGTTTCACGTGGGCTTCCTGGTGAAGACGATGAAGGTTTTGCGCTGTGTCTGCTTCTTCTGCTCCAAGTTGCTTGTGGACTCT AACAACCCAAAGATCAAGGACATCCTGGCCAAGTCCAAGGGGCAGCCCAAGAAGCGGCTCACCCACGTGTATGACCTGTGCAAGGGCAAGAACATCTGCGAAGGCGGTGAGGAGATGGATAACAAGTTCGGGGTGGAGCAGCCCGAGGGTGATGAGGACTTGACCAAAGAAAAG GGCCATGGGGGCTGCGGACGATACCAGCCCCGCATCCGGCGCTCAGGCCTGGAGCTGTATGCCGAGTGGAAGCATGTCAATGAGGACTCCCAGGAGAAGAAGATCCTGCTGAGTCCTGAGCGAGTACATGAAATCTTCAAGCGCATCTCAGACGAAGAGTGttttgtgctgggcatggagccccgCTACGCCCGGCCTGAGTGGATGATTGTCACTGTGCTGCCCGTGCCCCCGCTGTCTGTGCGGCCTGCCGTGGTGATGCAGGGCTCTGCCCGCAACCAG GATGACTTGACCCACAAGCTGGCGGATATCGTGAAGATCAACAATCAGTTGCGGCGCAATGAGCAAAACGGTGCAGCGGCCCACGTCATCGCAGAGGATGTGAAGCTCCTCCAGTTCCATGTGGCCACGATGGTGGACAATGAGCTGCCTGGCCTGCCCCGG GCCATGCAGAAGTCTGGGCGTCCCCTCAAGTCCCTGAAGCAGCGGTTGAAGGGCAAGGAAGGCCGAGTCCGAGGGAACCTGATGGGCAAGCGAGTGGACTTCTCAGCCCGCACCGTCATCACTCCCGACCCCAACCTTTCCATCGACCAGGTCGGTGTGCCTCGCTCCATTGCTGCCAACATGACCTTTGCAGAGATCGTCACGCCCTTCAACATCGACAG acTTCAGGAATTGGTGCGCAGGGGGAACAGCCAGTACCCAGGGGCCAAGTACATCATCCGAGACAATGGCGATCGCATTGACCTGCGTTTCCACCCAAAGCCCAGTGACCTTCATTTGCAGACTGGCTATAAG GTGGAACGGCACATGTGCGATGGAGACATTGTCATCTTCAACCGGCAGCCGACTTTGCATAAGATGTCCATGATGGGGCATCGGGTCCGCATCCTCCCCTGGTCTACTTTTCGCTTAAATCTGAG TGTAACAACTCCATACAATGCTGACTTTGATGGGGATGAGATGAACTTGCACCTGCCACAGTCTCTGGAGACTCGGGCAGAGATCCAGGAGCTCGCCATGGTGCCGCGCATGATTGTCACCCCCCAGAGCAATCGCCCCGTCATGGGCATCGTGCAGGACACGCTCACAGCTGTGCGCAAATTCACAAAGAGAGATGTCTTCCTGGAGCGG GGGGAAGTTATGAACCTTTTGATGTTCTTGTCCACGTGGGATGGGAAGGTCCCGCAGCCGGCCATCCTGAAGCCTCGTCCCCTGTGGACAGGCAAACAGATCTTCTCCCTCATCATACCAGGCCACATCAACTGCATCCGCACCCACAGCACCCATCCCGACGACGAGGACAGTGGTCCTTACAAACACATCTCTCCAGGGGACACCAAG GTGGTAGTGGAGAACGGGGAGCTGATCATGGGCATCCTGTGTAAGAAATCTCTGGGTACGTCAGCCGGCTCGCTGGTCCACATTTCTTACCTGGAGATGGGCCATGACGTCACTCGTCTCTTCTACTCCAACATTCAGACAGTCATTAACAACTGGCTTCTCATCGAGG GTCATACCATTGGCATTGGGGACTCCATTGCGGACTCAAAGACCTACCAGGACATTCAGAACACTATTAAGAAGGCTAAGCAGGATGTGATAGAG GTCATTGAGAAGGCTCATAACAATGAGCTGGAGCCCACCCCCGGGAACACTCTGCGGCAGACCTTTGAGAACCAGGTGAACCGCATTCTCAACGATGCCCGAGATAAGACTGGCTCCTCTGCCCAGAAGTCCTTGTCTGAGTACAACAACTTTAAGTCCATGGTCGTGTCTGGGGCCAAAGGTTCCAAGATCAACATCTCccag GTCATCGCTGTAGTCGGGCAGCAGAACGTGGAGGGCAAGCGGATCCCATTTGGATTCAAGCACCGGACCCTGCCTCATTTCATCAAGGATGACTACGGGCCAGAGAGCCGAGGCTTCGTGGAGAATTCCTACCTGGCCGGCCTCACGCCTACCGAGTTCTTCTTCCATGCCATGGGGGGTCGCGAGGGGCTTATCGACACGGCCGTCAAGACTGCTGAAACTG GGTACATCCAGCGGCGGCTCATCAAGTCCATGGAGTCGGTGATGGTGAAGTATGATGCTACTGTGCGAAACTCCATCAACCAGGTGGTGCAGCTGCGCTATGGCGAGGACGGCCTGGCTGGCGAGAGCGTCGAGTTCCAGAACCTGGCTACCCTTAAGCCATCCAACAAGGCTTTTGAGAAGAA GTTCCGCTTTGACTACACAAACGAGAGGGCCCTGCGGCGCACTCTGCAGGAGGACCTGGTGAAGGACGTGCTGAGCAATGCGCACATTCAGAACGAGTTAGAGCGAGAATTCGAGCGCATGCGTGAGGACAGGGAGGTGCTCAGGGTCATCTTCCCGACTGGCGACAGCAAG GTCGTCCTCCCCTGTAACCTGCTGCGTATGATCTGGAACGCTCAGAAAATCTTCCACATCAACCCTCGCCTTCCCTCCGACTTGCACCCCATCAAGGTGGTAGAGG GAGTCAAGGAATTGAGCAAGAAACTCGTAATTGTGAACGGGGATGACCCCCTGAGCAGGCAAGCTCAGGAGAATGCCACACTTCTCTTCAACATCCACTTGCGCTCCACACTGTGCTCCCGCCGCATGGCTGAGGAGTTCCGGCTCAGCGGGGAGGCCTTCGACTGGCTGCTTGGAGAGATCGagtccaagttcaatcaagccaTT GCCCATCCTGGGGAGATGGTGGGAGCCCTGGCTGCACAGTCCCTTGGAGAACCTGCCACCCAGATGACCTTGAATACCTTTCACTATGCTGGTGTGTCTGCCAAAAACGTGACCCTGGGTGTGCCCCGACTCAAGGAACTCATCAACATTTCCAAGAAGCCAAAGACGCCTTCACTTACTGTCTTCCTGCTGGGCCAGTCTGCTCGAGATGCTGAGAGAGCCAAG GACATTCTGTGCCGTCTGGAACATACAACATTGAGGAAGGTGACCGCCAACACAGCCATCTACTACGACCCCAACCCCCAGAGCACTGTCGTGGCAGAGGATCAGGAATGGGTGAATGTCTACTATGAGATGCCGGACTTTGACGTGGCCCGAATCTCGCCCTGGCTCTTGCGGGTGGAGCTGGACCGGAAGCACATGACAGACCGGAAGCTGACCATGGAGCAGATTGCTGAGAAGATCAATGCTG GTTTCGGCGATGACTTGAACTGCATCTTCAACGACGACAACGCTGAGAAGCTGGTGCTCCGAATCCGCATCATGAACAGCGATGAAAACAAGATGCAAGAG GAGGAAGAGGTGGTGGACAAAATGGATGATGACGTCTTCCTGCGCTGCATCGAGTCCAATATGCTGACTGACATGACCCTGCAGGGCATTGAGCAGATTAGCAAG GTGTATATGCACCTGCCACAGACGGACAACAAGAAGAAGATCATTATCACCGAAGACGGGGAATTCAAGGCTCTGCAGGAGTGGATCCTTGAGACGGACGGCGTGAGCCTGATGCGGGTGCTGAGCGAGAAGGACGTGGACCCTGTCCGTACCACGTCCAACGACATTGTGGAGATCTTCACG GTGCTGGGCATTGAAGCTGTGCGGAAGGCCCTGGAGCGGGAGCTGTACCACGTCATCTCCTTTGACGGCTCCTACGTCAATTACCGCCACTTGGCACTCCTGTGTGATACCATGACCTGCCGGGGCCACTTGATGGCCATCACCCGCCATGGTGTCAATCGCCAGGATACTGGGCCTCTCATGAAGTGCTCCTTTGAGGAAACG GTGGACGTGCTTATGGAAGCAGCTGCTCACGGAGAGAGTGACCCCATGAAGGGGGTGTCTGAGAACATCATGCTGGGTCAGCTGGCCCCGGCTGGCACCGGCTGCTTTGATCTCCTGCTCGATGCTGAGAAGTGCAAGTATGGCATGGAGATCCCCACCAACATCCCTGGCCTGGGGGCTGCCGGAC CCACTGGCATGTTCTTTGGATCGGCACCTAGTCCCATGGGAGGAATTTCTCCTGCCATGACTCCCTGGAACCAGGGGGCAACTCCAGCCTATGGTGCCTGGTCCCCTAGTGTCG GAAGCGGAATGACGCCGGGGGCAGCCGGCTTCTCTCCCAGTGCTGCGTCAGATGCCAGTGGCTTCAGCCCAGGCTACTCTCCTGCCTGGTCTCCCACGCCGGGCTCGCCTGGGTCACCGGGCCCCTCCAGCCCCTACATCCCCTCACCAG GTGGCGCTATGTCTCCCAGCTACTCACCGACATCGCCTGCCTATGAGCCTCGCTCCCCTGGGGGCTATACACCCCAGAGTCCCTCCTATTCCCCTACTTCGCCCTCCTACTCCCCCACCTCTCCGTCCTACTCTCCAACTAGTCCCAACTATAGTCCCACATCACCCAGCTACTCCCCAACTTCTCCCAGCTACTCCCCAACTTCTCCCAGCTACTCCCCAACTTCTCCCAGCTACTCCCCGACATCTCCCAGCTactccccaacctctcccagctactccCCCACCTCGCCCAGCTATTCCCCCACCTCGCCCAGCTACTCCCCCACCTCGCCCAGCTACTCTCCCACCTCGCCCAGCTactcccccacctctcccagcTACTCCCCCACATCCCCAAGCTACTCGCCCACATCCCCAAGCTACTCGCCCACATCCCCAAGCTATTCCCCGACATCTCCGAGCTACTCGCCAACCAGCCCTAACTATTCTCCAACCAGTCCCAATTATACCCCGACGTCACCCAGCTATAGCCCAACGTCACCCAGCTACTCCCCAACTAGTCCCAACTACACGCCCACGAGCCCTAACTACAGCCCAACGTCTCCGAGCTATTCTCCAACTTCCCCCAGCTACTCCCCAACCTCACCAAGCTACTCCCCATCAAGCCCACGATACACACCACAGTCTCCAACTTATACCCCAAGCTCCCCCAGCTACAGCCCCAGCTCCCCCAGCTACAGCCCCACCTCGCCGAAGTACACCCCCACCAGTCCCTCCTAcagccccagctccccagagTACACCCCGACCTCCCCCAAATACTCCCCCACCAGCCCGAAATACTCACCCACCTCCCCCAAGTACTCCCCCACCAGCCCCACCTACTCACCCACCACCCCAAAATACTCCCCAACATCTCCTACTTACTCGCCGACCTCTCCAGTCTATACCCCTACCTCTCCCAAGTACTCGCCTACTAGCCCCACCTACTCGCCCACCTCCCCCAAGTACTCACCCACCAGCCCCACCTACTCACCCACCTCCCCCAAAGGCTCCACCTACTCACCCACTTCCCCTGGCTACTCACCCACCAGCCCCACTTACAGCCTCACCAGCCCAGCCATCAGCCCAGATGACAGTGATGAGGAGAACTGA